One Paenibacillus riograndensis SBR5 DNA segment encodes these proteins:
- a CDS encoding alginate lyase family protein — MNTQPALQQLLQVANDSMSVSCHAVPAWDIPGFYFDMAGHQAAKRLMEEDAQAACTTALAFGHTGRAEYADKALELIDGWAAINKVLTGDDGPLVSAYLGTGLIQAAGLLQGYSGWRKENQDQFIAWMTGVCLPEWDRIPLRNNWWSWSLYAQLSLFRLMGDQARFAEEVANLKEHIDSSLETSGLIPEETTRGSNAVWYHYFSLAPLTAAIKLVADTTGENLFHWTSPGGKSVKKALDTFFYYADGRIAEWPYGDAQKFPAPLASDTWPLDLYEAMSRIYSDPEYERFVSPYRPITGNKNINSGYYQSYAWIFPELQFTPG, encoded by the coding sequence ATGAACACCCAGCCTGCATTACAACAGCTGCTGCAAGTTGCAAATGACAGTATGTCCGTTAGCTGCCACGCCGTTCCGGCATGGGATATTCCCGGCTTTTATTTCGACATGGCCGGCCATCAGGCAGCCAAACGGTTGATGGAAGAGGATGCCCAGGCGGCCTGCACAACGGCGTTGGCCTTCGGCCACACCGGCAGGGCCGAATATGCGGATAAAGCGCTGGAATTGATTGATGGCTGGGCGGCCATCAACAAGGTGCTGACCGGTGATGACGGCCCGCTGGTCTCCGCCTATCTGGGAACAGGGCTGATCCAGGCGGCCGGGCTGCTCCAAGGCTATTCCGGCTGGCGCAAGGAGAACCAAGACCAGTTCATTGCCTGGATGACCGGTGTGTGCCTGCCCGAGTGGGATCGCATTCCGCTCCGGAACAACTGGTGGAGCTGGAGCTTGTATGCCCAATTATCCTTGTTCCGCCTGATGGGCGACCAAGCCCGTTTTGCTGAAGAAGTCGCCAACCTCAAGGAGCATATAGACAGCTCTCTTGAAACTTCCGGACTCATTCCGGAAGAAACAACAAGAGGAAGCAATGCGGTCTGGTATCATTATTTCTCCCTTGCTCCCCTCACGGCTGCCATCAAGCTAGTCGCTGACACTACCGGCGAGAATTTGTTCCACTGGACCTCTCCGGGCGGAAAAAGCGTCAAGAAGGCACTCGATACCTTCTTTTATTATGCCGATGGGCGCATAGCGGAATGGCCTTACGGCGACGCTCAGAAATTCCCGGCTCCGCTGGCTTCCGATACATGGCCGCTGGATTTGTACGAAGCCATGTCCAGGATTTACAGTGATCCTGAATATGAACGTTTCGTTTCCCCTTATCGCCCGATAACCGGGAATAAAAACATTAACAGCGGCTATTATCAGTCCTACGCCTGGATTTTTCCCGAGCTCCAGTTCACACCCGGATAG
- a CDS encoding glycoside hydrolase family 88 protein — MEDTTMWAQAIEDALRVVSHNIERFGDKFPVTSTQGDRIYRLTPGNDWTEGFWTGMLWLSYEYSRDPRFRTAAMTTLDNFRERLEHRVGLEHHDIGFLYSPSIKAHWILERDESSRSAALQAADVLLERWREIPGILQAWGPKNDPENGGRIIIDCLMNLPLLHWAYQQTGREAYRQAAEQQTAMSRRFLVRGDDSTYHTFYFDPVTGDSIRGGTHQGSRDGSTWTRGQAWGIYGFALAYRYMRQPGLLETSKRLARYFVDRLPEDSVVFWDFDVPQIPETKRDSSAAAIAASGMLELVELLPEHDADREWLAQAARRIVASLAANYSTKGEPDAQGLLNRGSYAVRLDISPDDYVIWGDYFYLEALMRLERGVPGYWYER, encoded by the coding sequence ATGGAGGATACCACTATGTGGGCACAAGCCATCGAAGACGCCTTGCGCGTAGTTTCACACAATATTGAGCGATTTGGAGACAAGTTCCCCGTTACAAGCACCCAAGGAGACCGGATCTACCGGCTGACTCCCGGTAACGATTGGACCGAGGGCTTCTGGACCGGGATGCTCTGGCTGTCTTATGAATACTCCAGAGACCCCCGGTTTCGGACGGCCGCTATGACAACCTTGGACAACTTCCGGGAGCGTCTTGAGCACCGGGTGGGCCTGGAGCATCATGACATCGGATTTCTCTATTCTCCCTCCATCAAAGCCCATTGGATTCTGGAACGGGACGAAAGCTCCCGGTCCGCCGCCTTGCAGGCAGCGGATGTTCTGCTGGAAAGATGGCGCGAAATTCCGGGAATTCTCCAGGCGTGGGGCCCCAAAAATGATCCCGAGAACGGCGGCCGCATTATCATTGATTGCCTGATGAATTTGCCTTTGCTGCATTGGGCTTACCAGCAGACCGGCCGGGAAGCCTACCGTCAGGCCGCCGAGCAGCAGACGGCCATGAGCCGCCGTTTTCTGGTCCGTGGAGATGACTCCACGTACCATACCTTTTACTTTGATCCGGTGACCGGAGACTCGATCCGCGGAGGGACCCACCAAGGGAGCCGGGACGGCTCGACCTGGACCAGAGGCCAAGCCTGGGGTATTTACGGTTTCGCGCTGGCCTACCGGTATATGCGGCAGCCCGGGCTGCTGGAAACCTCCAAGCGGCTCGCCCGCTATTTTGTGGACCGGCTTCCTGAGGATAGCGTGGTGTTCTGGGATTTCGATGTGCCGCAGATTCCCGAGACCAAACGGGACAGCTCCGCTGCAGCCATTGCCGCATCGGGCATGCTGGAGCTGGTTGAGCTGCTTCCAGAGCACGACGCTGACCGGGAATGGCTGGCGCAAGCTGCCCGGAGAATCGTTGCCTCCCTTGCCGCCAACTACTCCACGAAGGGGGAGCCGGATGCACAAGGACTGCTGAACCGAGGTTCCTATGCCGTCCGGCTTGATATTTCGCCTGATGATTATGTGATCTGGGGGGACTATTTTTATCTGGAGGCCTTGATGCGGCTGGAGCGCGGAGTGCCGGGCTATTGGTATGAACGGTAA
- a CDS encoding AraC family transcriptional regulator, which yields MASHIEHVDPGHSSFFLAFRDELQEDHFHKFHAHQGLELLFIHEGQGIVEVEGRTYELQGGSLFCFQPYQLHKVEIPAPRDARDVRYVRTNLTFEPRYLEPFLAPYPKLEAFLRFLSRGTLSSPRFAVDDSRLMGAVESHVQAVLEPGEGQEEARILFLISLLRYLQLAVISGEELPPEGWSVKTTAHIESVMDWIEDHFRQPFSLELLAGELHLSSYYVSHLFKQYTGVSLTDYVTARRIREACVLLGSSGQSVQRIAREVGGLSAPYFCKLFKKHKGMTPLDYRSALHHTAK from the coding sequence TTGGCGTCACACATTGAACATGTGGATCCGGGTCACAGCAGCTTTTTTCTGGCTTTCCGGGATGAGCTGCAGGAGGACCACTTTCATAAATTTCATGCACATCAGGGTCTGGAATTGTTATTTATCCATGAAGGGCAAGGGATCGTGGAGGTGGAGGGCCGCACCTATGAACTGCAAGGAGGATCGTTGTTCTGCTTCCAGCCGTACCAGCTGCACAAGGTGGAGATTCCCGCCCCAAGGGATGCCCGGGATGTCCGCTATGTCCGGACGAACCTGACCTTTGAGCCCCGGTATCTGGAGCCGTTTTTGGCTCCATATCCCAAGCTGGAGGCGTTTCTCCGCTTTTTATCCAGGGGGACGCTGTCTTCGCCCAGATTTGCTGTTGATGACAGCCGGCTGATGGGAGCGGTGGAGAGTCATGTTCAGGCCGTACTTGAACCGGGGGAGGGGCAGGAGGAGGCCCGCATCCTGTTCCTGATCTCCTTGCTGCGGTATCTCCAGCTGGCGGTTATCTCCGGGGAGGAACTGCCGCCGGAAGGCTGGTCTGTTAAAACAACGGCCCATATCGAATCGGTTATGGATTGGATCGAAGATCATTTCCGGCAGCCCTTCAGTCTGGAGCTGCTGGCAGGGGAGCTGCATCTGTCCTCCTACTATGTATCCCATTTGTTCAAACAGTACACCGGGGTATCGCTCACGGATTATGTCACGGCCAGAAGAATCCGTGAAGCCTGCGTGCTGCTGGGGAGCTCCGGGCAGTCCGTACAGAGAATCGCCCGCGAGGTCGGGGGGCTAAGCGCCCCTTATTTTTGCAAGCTGTTCAAAAAACACAAAGGCATGACGCCCCTGGACTACCGTTCGGCGCTTCACCATACGGCCAAATAG
- a CDS encoding helix-turn-helix transcriptional regulator — protein sequence MNCLELAIPPLPQLVTIGHAFWPPGQKHETRSFDVYDMLFVMKGTLYMTEDEVPYEIKAGTMLVLEPGRRHTGHRPCEEITEIYWIHFVHPAPVRTIDSGKIPWSFPYVKGTNLDVAPQQQVMYIPKFTVLHPPGVLPFLEQMVELHQALSPASSLPLQTQLAGLLVQLQAAAKMQYAPRARQLCDQTIAYLQQHLTRPFDARHMEQTLHFRFDYLARCLKTYTGMSPLQYLHDLQIKKAKSLLENMELSVSEVGRQVGIENANYFIRLFRKQTGVTPGSYRQIRNGKA from the coding sequence GCCATGCCTTTTGGCCGCCGGGGCAAAAACATGAAACCCGTTCGTTCGATGTATATGACATGCTGTTTGTCATGAAGGGCACCCTGTATATGACGGAAGATGAGGTGCCCTACGAAATCAAGGCAGGCACCATGCTGGTGCTCGAACCGGGCCGCAGGCATACCGGGCATCGTCCTTGTGAAGAAATCACGGAAATTTACTGGATTCATTTTGTTCATCCGGCACCGGTCCGAACAATCGATAGCGGAAAAATCCCCTGGTCCTTTCCCTATGTCAAAGGGACAAATCTCGATGTGGCTCCGCAGCAGCAGGTGATGTATATTCCGAAGTTTACCGTTTTGCATCCTCCCGGCGTTCTGCCGTTCCTGGAGCAGATGGTGGAGCTTCATCAGGCCTTGTCTCCGGCAAGCTCCTTACCGCTGCAGACGCAGCTTGCCGGTCTTCTGGTCCAATTGCAGGCTGCCGCAAAAATGCAATATGCCCCCCGCGCAAGACAGCTCTGCGATCAGACAATCGCCTACCTCCAGCAGCACCTGACCCGGCCCTTCGACGCCAGGCACATGGAGCAGACGCTTCATTTCCGGTTCGATTATCTCGCCCGGTGCCTCAAAACATACACAGGGATGAGTCCGCTCCAGTATCTGCATGATCTGCAAATCAAGAAGGCTAAATCATTGCTGGAAAACATGGAGCTTTCCGTATCGGAAGTAGGCCGGCAGGTTGGCATTGAAAATGCCAATTACTTCATCCGGCTGTTTCGGAAACAAACTGGGGTCACCCCCGGAAGCTACCGCCAGATCAGGAACGGAAAGGCTTAA